Proteins encoded within one genomic window of Paenarthrobacter sp. JL.01a:
- a CDS encoding aldose 1-epimerase family protein codes for MSTEYSLKAGGYEAVVTERAAALRVLQFQGRDLVVPFPEGGPIPDYRGIIAAPWPNRVADGKYTFDGVSHQLAVSEPERGTALHGLAYPLDWTVKEHDAGSVTLTCTVGPTTGYPFVVELSTQYVLDETGLHTSVTAHNAADVAAPYGVCPHPYLVAGSSPLDEWILEAPASTFLEVTPDRLLPVSLKPVAGHEFDFRAARPIGSTEIDHAFTDITFDAGLARLSLGDPAGTGVGMSWDGSCPWLQIHTADKPAPIPSRIGLAVEPMTCPPDAFNSGTDLIRLEPGETHTASWSIYTL; via the coding sequence GTGAGCACTGAATACAGCCTGAAAGCCGGCGGCTACGAGGCGGTTGTCACGGAACGTGCCGCAGCGCTTCGCGTCTTGCAGTTCCAAGGCCGGGACCTTGTGGTTCCGTTCCCCGAAGGCGGCCCGATCCCGGATTACCGCGGCATCATCGCCGCGCCGTGGCCGAACAGGGTCGCGGACGGGAAATACACCTTCGACGGCGTCAGCCACCAGCTGGCGGTCAGCGAACCGGAGCGGGGCACGGCGCTGCACGGGCTCGCTTACCCGCTCGACTGGACCGTGAAGGAACACGACGCCGGTTCGGTCACCTTGACGTGCACGGTGGGGCCGACGACGGGCTATCCCTTCGTGGTGGAACTCTCGACGCAGTATGTCCTGGACGAAACCGGGCTCCACACGTCCGTGACCGCCCACAACGCAGCGGACGTTGCCGCGCCCTACGGCGTGTGCCCGCACCCGTACTTGGTGGCCGGTTCTTCGCCTTTGGATGAGTGGATCCTTGAAGCGCCCGCCTCGACGTTCCTGGAAGTCACCCCGGACCGGTTGCTGCCTGTTTCGCTGAAGCCGGTGGCAGGCCATGAGTTCGACTTCCGTGCGGCCCGCCCGATCGGTAGCACCGAAATCGACCACGCCTTCACGGACATCACGTTCGACGCCGGGCTGGCGCGGCTTTCGCTGGGCGACCCGGCGGGCACCGGCGTCGGAATGTCGTGGGACGGAAGCTGCCCGTGGCTTCAGATCCATACGGCAGACAAGCCGGCACCCATTCCGAGTCGTATTGGGCTGGCCGTGGAACCGATGACGTGTCCCCCGGATGCGTTCAACAGCGGCACGGACCTGATCCGCCTCGAACCCGGCGAAACCCACACCGCCTCCTGGAGCATCTACACCCTGTAG
- a CDS encoding substrate-binding periplasmic protein: MKLRMIASAVAALTLAAALSGCGGSTEAAGSKVSADCKPASDVGTIKKGNLTVAVYEAPPYVTFKGNELGGVDGDILTGFAQKQCLSITTVSAAAAAVIPTVQGGRADIATGGWWRSKARAEILDLTDPIYTDQMVLISKDGLNKVADLKGKKVGTVNGNVWVDDAKSYLGGDLQLYKAPVDLFQDLKSGRLDVGIDGFGEAHNNSNGLKVEVLEPDDAIKASLEPPQTCLPVTKGNTALLKALNDYVDSLRKDGSLEKIVVKNGFPASSINTGDARLIG, translated from the coding sequence ATGAAATTACGAATGATCGCCTCGGCAGTGGCTGCCCTGACGCTGGCGGCGGCGCTCAGCGGCTGCGGCGGCAGTACGGAAGCAGCCGGGTCCAAAGTCTCCGCCGACTGTAAACCGGCATCCGACGTCGGAACCATCAAGAAGGGCAACCTGACGGTGGCTGTCTATGAGGCACCTCCCTACGTCACGTTCAAGGGCAATGAACTCGGAGGCGTTGACGGCGACATCCTCACGGGCTTCGCCCAGAAGCAATGCCTGTCCATCACCACTGTTTCCGCTGCTGCCGCGGCCGTCATCCCTACGGTTCAAGGTGGACGCGCCGACATTGCAACCGGTGGCTGGTGGCGGTCCAAGGCCAGGGCCGAAATCCTGGACCTGACCGACCCCATCTACACCGACCAGATGGTGTTGATCTCCAAGGACGGGCTCAACAAAGTCGCCGACCTCAAGGGCAAAAAGGTGGGGACGGTCAACGGCAATGTATGGGTTGACGACGCCAAGAGCTACCTCGGCGGGGACCTCCAGCTCTACAAAGCACCGGTAGACCTATTCCAGGACCTCAAGTCCGGGCGGCTGGACGTGGGTATCGATGGTTTTGGCGAGGCCCACAACAACAGCAACGGCCTCAAGGTAGAGGTTCTCGAGCCTGACGACGCCATCAAGGCCTCCCTCGAACCGCCGCAGACCTGCCTGCCGGTGACCAAGGGAAACACTGCTTTGCTCAAGGCTTTGAACGACTACGTGGACAGCCTCCGCAAGGATGGCAGCCTGGAGAAGATCGTGGTGAAGAACGGCTTCCCGGCATCCTCGATCAACACCGGCGACGCGCGGCTGATCGGCTAA
- a CDS encoding amino acid ABC transporter permease: protein MTFFNDWVDYFPDLLGGLGVSLQLTLVTLLMGLPAGLVLALGAGSGNRPVRVLSIGVIEVGRGTPALVVLQLFYFGLPSAGMTLTSFVAASLALAFTTAAYTSEIIRGGLQAVPGGEVEAGHALGMSRGDILRFVVIPQGIRIAIPPLMGFAIMVFQATSLAYTIAMPELMSQAYSIGSITFRYLSILTLAGLMYALITIPASSLSNFVEHRLARHR, encoded by the coding sequence ATGACGTTCTTCAACGACTGGGTGGACTACTTCCCGGACCTGTTGGGCGGGCTCGGAGTGAGCCTGCAGCTGACGCTGGTGACGCTGCTGATGGGCCTGCCGGCCGGACTTGTCCTGGCCCTCGGGGCTGGTTCCGGCAACCGGCCGGTGCGGGTCCTGTCGATCGGTGTGATCGAGGTAGGTCGTGGAACCCCGGCACTGGTGGTCCTGCAATTGTTCTACTTTGGCCTTCCCTCGGCCGGAATGACGCTGACCTCCTTCGTCGCAGCATCGCTGGCGCTCGCCTTCACTACCGCGGCCTACACCAGCGAGATCATCCGGGGCGGCCTGCAGGCAGTCCCCGGCGGAGAAGTGGAAGCCGGCCATGCCCTCGGCATGAGCCGTGGAGACATCCTCCGATTTGTTGTGATTCCGCAAGGGATCAGAATCGCCATCCCGCCGCTCATGGGATTCGCGATCATGGTGTTCCAGGCGACCTCCCTGGCCTACACCATTGCCATGCCGGAACTGATGAGCCAGGCCTACTCCATCGGCTCCATCACGTTCCGCTACTTGAGCATCCTTACCCTCGCAGGCTTGATGTACGCCCTGATCACCATTCCTGCGAGTTCCCTGAGCAACTTCGTTGAGCATCGTTTGGCGCGTCACCGTTGA
- a CDS encoding amino acid ABC transporter permease: MDHLSVVAQGVSMTLALTLSSLLVGAIGGIPLALGRRSRLAAVRFIARSFIELLRGIPPLAWLFIIYFGVGTGVIELSSFAAAVIGFGLVSSAYMAEIYRGGLTAIHDGQWEASDALGLSRAATLLSIIGPQVLRVSIPAAATFAIGLLKDSSVASVIGVQDTIYWASHESTVTGDAIVPFLWAAGLYVAMTIPCAWATRLLDAKLRKRVAR, translated from the coding sequence ATGGATCACCTCAGCGTGGTGGCGCAGGGCGTTTCCATGACGCTCGCGCTGACACTTTCCTCGCTTCTGGTTGGCGCCATCGGTGGCATCCCGTTGGCCCTGGGCCGCCGGTCCCGGCTGGCGGCAGTGCGCTTCATCGCGCGTTCCTTCATTGAACTGCTGCGCGGGATCCCGCCATTGGCGTGGTTGTTCATCATCTATTTCGGCGTAGGAACGGGTGTGATTGAGCTCAGTTCCTTCGCGGCTGCGGTGATAGGCTTCGGCCTCGTGTCCTCCGCCTACATGGCCGAAATCTACCGCGGCGGGCTGACAGCCATTCACGACGGCCAATGGGAAGCCAGCGACGCTCTGGGCCTTTCACGTGCGGCGACGTTGCTCAGCATCATTGGTCCCCAGGTTCTCCGCGTATCCATTCCGGCGGCAGCGACCTTCGCGATCGGTTTGCTGAAGGATTCCTCCGTGGCCTCGGTCATCGGTGTCCAGGACACCATCTATTGGGCCAGCCATGAATCCACGGTGACAGGGGATGCGATCGTGCCCTTCCTGTGGGCGGCCGGGCTGTATGTGGCCATGACCATTCCTTGTGCGTGGGCAACACGGTTGCTGGATGCCAAGCTCCGAAAGAGGGTTGCGCGATGA
- a CDS encoding amino acid ABC transporter ATP-binding protein: protein MHEDTEQGRTAISLESVVKRYGDHTVINDVSLSVREGEVIAIIGPSGAGKSTLLRCINLLEVPDSGRITVEGNQVVAGTEISHKDLVRLRRNVGMVFQSFNLFPHMTVLRNISLPQERVLGRSRAEADARSMKLLERVGLADKARQYPGRCSGGQQQRIAIARALALDPQVMLFDEPTSALDPEVGLEVLAVMRELAAEGMTMVVVTHEMQFARDVSDRVVVMAEGAILEEGDPADVFTAPAMDRTRRFLRAVLER from the coding sequence ATGCATGAAGACACCGAGCAGGGCAGGACCGCCATCTCGCTGGAATCAGTCGTCAAGCGGTACGGGGACCACACGGTCATCAATGACGTGTCCTTGTCGGTCCGGGAAGGCGAAGTCATCGCCATCATCGGACCCAGTGGCGCTGGAAAGAGCACGCTGCTCAGGTGCATCAACCTGCTGGAAGTCCCTGACAGCGGACGGATCACGGTTGAGGGAAACCAGGTAGTGGCAGGGACGGAGATCAGCCATAAGGACCTGGTCCGGCTGCGCCGCAACGTCGGCATGGTGTTCCAGTCCTTCAACCTCTTCCCGCACATGACAGTGCTGCGGAACATCTCCCTTCCCCAGGAACGCGTCCTTGGCAGGAGCCGGGCAGAAGCTGACGCACGGTCCATGAAGCTCCTGGAGCGTGTAGGGCTGGCAGACAAGGCCAGGCAATATCCGGGCCGCTGTTCCGGTGGCCAGCAGCAACGCATTGCAATCGCCCGGGCTCTTGCTCTGGACCCGCAGGTGATGCTGTTCGATGAGCCGACGTCGGCCCTGGACCCCGAAGTGGGCCTGGAGGTCCTGGCGGTCATGCGTGAGCTGGCCGCTGAAGGGATGACCATGGTGGTGGTCACCCACGAGATGCAGTTCGCCAGGGATGTCTCGGACCGCGTAGTGGTGATGGCCGAAGGTGCCATTCTCGAAGAAGGCGACCCCGCCGACGTCTTCACCGCTCCCGCCATGGACCGCACCCGCCGGTTCCTGCGTGCCGTATTGGAGCGCTGA
- a CDS encoding RidA family protein translates to MTTLERRFAEVPGHWQVPGHFKINHSHGIRVGDMIYVGGQEDLDADGNVNNPGDIVAQCKNVMESLKRVIESLGGTMGDVVQFNTFYAGELSYEEWQRTYDIRFSYFPAPGPTATGILIGEELNLPGIRVEVNAVAIVGSAATRVEAFDGGSQATLDIPVEVAGND, encoded by the coding sequence ATGACCACCCTCGAACGACGCTTCGCAGAGGTTCCCGGACACTGGCAGGTGCCAGGCCACTTCAAGATCAACCACAGCCACGGCATCCGCGTTGGGGACATGATTTATGTGGGTGGCCAGGAGGACCTCGACGCTGACGGCAACGTCAACAACCCAGGCGACATCGTGGCGCAGTGCAAGAACGTCATGGAATCCCTGAAACGGGTCATCGAAAGCCTCGGCGGAACCATGGGCGATGTCGTCCAGTTCAACACCTTCTACGCCGGCGAGCTCAGCTACGAAGAATGGCAGCGTACCTACGACATCCGCTTCAGCTACTTCCCGGCGCCCGGCCCCACGGCGACCGGCATCCTGATCGGTGAGGAGCTGAACCTGCCGGGCATCCGGGTGGAGGTCAACGCCGTCGCGATTGTCGGCAGTGCCGCCACCCGCGTAGAAGCGTTCGACGGCGGCAGCCAGGCAACGCTCGACATTCCCGTGGAGGTGGCCGGCAATGACTGA
- a CDS encoding LysR family transcriptional regulator yields the protein MTEKPLPDVTRLRLLNEVAKQGSLAGAARVLGITSSAVSQQISILERETGVQLLDRSSRGVGLTGAGEILVEHARAVVRLLEATRAEMDQLSGELAGRVRIGSIPSLARNVLLPVAEKLEVSVPDVELTVNVVEPVDSIEQLLNGALDIAIVDLYDNVPVAFPDYLVTREVMSEPLALITPPDFVVPPRLKLTDLKNADWVLTPEVGACGQAVRFACRNEGFEPNSRWVVDDLLLLVEAISRGRGISLLPPFSVDSAVAPVGIHTFDKPRIQRRVLTVTRSSDARRPIVKAVLDEVHGLLGAAAA from the coding sequence ATGACCGAAAAGCCCCTCCCGGACGTCACCAGGCTGCGCCTCCTCAATGAGGTAGCGAAGCAAGGATCCCTGGCGGGCGCGGCCCGGGTTCTGGGCATCACGTCCTCAGCTGTTTCGCAGCAAATCAGCATCCTGGAACGGGAAACCGGCGTCCAGCTCCTGGACCGCTCATCGAGGGGCGTCGGGCTGACGGGTGCGGGGGAGATTCTCGTAGAGCACGCACGCGCGGTGGTCCGGCTCCTGGAGGCGACCCGCGCCGAGATGGACCAGCTCAGCGGCGAGCTTGCCGGCCGGGTCCGGATCGGATCCATTCCCTCCCTTGCCCGGAACGTACTGCTGCCGGTCGCCGAAAAGCTCGAGGTGAGTGTTCCCGACGTCGAACTGACAGTCAACGTTGTTGAGCCGGTGGACAGCATCGAGCAATTGCTGAACGGTGCTTTGGACATCGCGATTGTGGACCTTTACGACAATGTGCCCGTCGCCTTTCCCGACTACCTGGTGACCAGGGAAGTCATGAGCGAGCCATTGGCCTTGATCACTCCACCCGACTTCGTTGTGCCGCCGCGGCTGAAGTTGACCGACCTCAAGAACGCGGACTGGGTGTTGACCCCCGAGGTGGGTGCCTGCGGACAGGCGGTCCGTTTCGCCTGCCGGAACGAGGGATTCGAACCCAACAGCCGGTGGGTTGTGGACGATCTTCTGCTCTTGGTCGAAGCCATTTCGCGGGGAAGGGGCATCTCTTTGCTCCCGCCATTTTCCGTGGACAGTGCGGTGGCGCCGGTGGGAATCCATACTTTCGACAAGCCCCGGATCCAACGCCGGGTGCTCACGGTAACGCGCAGCAGCGACGCCCGGCGGCCAATCGTGAAAGCCGTCCTGGACGAAGTCCATGGGCTCCTGGGTGCCGCTGCCGCCTAA
- a CDS encoding amidohydrolase produces MNPVDTPPSPLALTGILGAPDSLARNITATIDDLTPDLQELSHGIHGIAEVGFEERLSVAFAAEFLRYRGYPVQVGRYGLRTSLRAEAGSGSPKVAVLAEYDALPGVGHGCGHNVICAAAVGAFLGVAAHVEELGGSVVLIGTPAEENGNGKELLARAGAFADIDAVVMLHPFTGEYEVASFASLAVRDVEVTFHGVAAHASSAPHMGRNALDAVVAAYQGIAALRQHIPATDRLHCLITEGGTAVNVVPHVARAVVEIRSLDPTGLVDISQKVQDILEGAALMTGTRLETTWDPFPAYLPVRSNHALAARYHVHMSARGRRITLETELVGGGWSTDLGNVSLRIPSIHPTVSISRETAVMHTEEFGQHSISPVGDAAVVDGAVGLALTIADYLADARLREQVQLDFEAAGGAVDVEQLLTPPTQK; encoded by the coding sequence GTGAACCCCGTGGATACGCCCCCGTCCCCCTTGGCCCTGACCGGCATCCTCGGTGCCCCGGACTCACTTGCCAGGAACATCACTGCCACCATCGATGACCTCACCCCGGACCTCCAGGAACTCAGCCACGGAATCCACGGCATCGCGGAAGTCGGCTTCGAGGAACGGCTCTCCGTAGCCTTCGCCGCCGAATTCCTTCGCTACAGGGGCTATCCGGTCCAGGTGGGAAGGTATGGCCTGCGCACTTCGCTGCGTGCCGAAGCAGGCTCGGGCTCACCCAAGGTGGCCGTTCTTGCCGAATACGATGCCCTTCCGGGGGTGGGCCACGGATGCGGGCACAACGTCATCTGCGCCGCGGCCGTAGGAGCCTTCCTCGGCGTCGCCGCGCATGTTGAAGAGCTTGGCGGCTCTGTTGTGCTGATCGGCACGCCTGCAGAAGAGAACGGAAACGGCAAGGAACTCCTGGCCAGGGCAGGCGCCTTTGCCGACATCGACGCCGTCGTGATGCTGCACCCCTTCACCGGGGAGTATGAGGTCGCGTCCTTCGCATCACTGGCCGTCCGCGACGTGGAGGTAACCTTCCACGGGGTGGCCGCCCACGCGTCGTCGGCACCGCATATGGGGCGCAACGCCCTCGACGCCGTGGTGGCCGCGTACCAGGGGATCGCCGCCCTGCGCCAACACATCCCTGCGACGGACCGCCTGCACTGCCTCATCACGGAAGGCGGCACGGCAGTGAACGTCGTCCCTCATGTGGCGCGCGCCGTCGTCGAAATCCGCTCCCTGGACCCCACCGGACTGGTGGACATCTCGCAGAAAGTGCAGGACATCCTGGAGGGGGCGGCGCTCATGACAGGCACCCGACTCGAGACCACCTGGGACCCATTCCCCGCCTATCTTCCCGTCCGCAGCAACCACGCATTGGCAGCCCGGTACCACGTGCATATGTCCGCGCGGGGCCGGAGGATCACATTGGAGACTGAGCTGGTGGGCGGTGGCTGGTCCACGGATCTGGGCAACGTCAGCCTGCGCATCCCGTCGATCCATCCCACAGTGAGCATTTCCCGCGAAACTGCCGTGATGCACACGGAGGAGTTCGGCCAGCACTCCATCAGTCCCGTGGGCGACGCCGCAGTGGTGGACGGCGCCGTCGGTTTGGCCCTGACGATTGCCGACTACCTCGCGGACGCCCGGCTCCGGGAACAGGTGCAGTTGGATTTTGAAGCCGCCGGCGGCGCCGTTGATGTCGAACAACTGCTCACGCCACCCACGCAGAAGTAG
- a CDS encoding LysR family transcriptional regulator — MLNPVHLRTLSVVLRTGSFADAAREIGYTGSAVSQQVAALERAVQAPLVERDAQSIRPTEAAKFLAARAHDIINALGALEDDMKGFSKGDYGLMRLGSFSTASQRLLPGGLASYLRRHPNSSVELEESGPAELAAMVRDSTLDVAVVFHYDLVPQKWPANVVAVPLLAEELVLLLPEGHRLAGAEAIVVQDLAEENWVSTKEDSSGDACLRHLCAGGGFTPRISVRSNNYDAIRSMVKSGLGVALVPALDHVLTEGIVTTGIRGCTARRHISALRQKTEAGISITSIIQCLGRSADRLAASTPGLFRQTKQPDAMVPVEYLAGLRAS; from the coding sequence ATGCTAAATCCAGTTCATTTGCGCACACTCTCCGTGGTCCTCCGTACGGGCTCTTTCGCCGACGCCGCGCGCGAAATCGGCTACACCGGCTCGGCCGTCTCGCAGCAGGTGGCGGCGCTGGAGCGGGCCGTGCAGGCGCCGCTGGTTGAGCGCGACGCCCAGAGCATCCGCCCCACGGAGGCTGCCAAGTTCCTGGCCGCACGCGCCCACGACATCATCAATGCCCTGGGTGCACTCGAAGACGACATGAAGGGCTTCAGCAAGGGCGACTACGGCCTCATGCGGCTGGGCAGCTTCAGCACGGCCAGCCAAAGGCTCCTGCCGGGAGGATTGGCCTCCTACCTCCGCAGGCACCCGAACTCCTCAGTGGAACTGGAGGAGAGCGGACCTGCGGAACTTGCAGCCATGGTCCGGGATTCGACACTGGACGTGGCCGTGGTGTTCCACTACGATCTCGTCCCGCAAAAGTGGCCCGCCAATGTGGTGGCCGTTCCGCTGCTGGCCGAGGAGCTGGTCCTGCTGCTCCCGGAGGGCCACCGTTTGGCCGGGGCGGAAGCCATCGTCGTGCAGGACCTGGCTGAAGAGAACTGGGTATCCACCAAGGAGGATTCCTCCGGCGATGCCTGCCTGCGCCACCTATGCGCCGGCGGCGGCTTCACTCCCCGCATCAGCGTTCGCAGCAACAATTACGACGCCATCCGCAGCATGGTCAAGTCCGGTCTCGGCGTCGCCCTGGTTCCCGCGCTGGACCACGTTCTCACGGAGGGGATCGTGACCACCGGCATCCGCGGTTGCACGGCCCGCAGGCACATCTCGGCATTGCGGCAGAAAACGGAGGCGGGGATCTCCATAACCAGCATCATCCAGTGCCTTGGTCGCTCGGCGGACCGACTGGCCGCCTCCACTCCGGGCCTGTTCCGTCAGACGAAGCAGCCCGACGCGATGGTACCGGTGGAGTACCTGGCCGGGCTCCGCGCGTCGTAA
- a CDS encoding LacI family DNA-binding transcriptional regulator, with translation MSQTASIKDVATHANVAVGTVSNVLNYPDRVSAKTKERVLKSIAELGFVRNDAARQLRAGHSRTIGLVVLDIGNPFFSSVARAAEDAATALGSVVLVGDSGQDASREAHYMDLFQEQRVQGLLLSPVGDVADRIDHLRERGVPTVLVDQLADTERCSSVSVDDEEGGYLAAKHLLDIGRRRLVFVGSPAIRQVAHRLKGAQRAATEVEGASIEVLDSDGQTVLAGRQVGNELVERKPEERPDAVFCSNDLLALGVMPSLTMLRTVRIPEDIALIGYDDIDFATSAVVPLSSIRQPTEALGRTAVELLAEEQENRGTKHRAVVFTPELVVRQSTAPEPQLGDR, from the coding sequence ATGTCCCAAACAGCCAGCATCAAGGACGTTGCCACACACGCCAACGTTGCCGTGGGCACAGTCTCGAACGTGCTGAATTATCCGGACAGGGTTTCCGCCAAGACCAAAGAGCGCGTCCTCAAATCGATCGCAGAGCTGGGCTTTGTCCGCAATGACGCAGCCCGCCAACTCCGCGCTGGCCACAGCCGCACCATCGGCCTGGTGGTCCTGGACATCGGGAACCCCTTCTTCTCCTCCGTGGCACGCGCAGCCGAGGACGCCGCCACCGCGCTGGGAAGCGTTGTATTGGTAGGGGACAGTGGACAGGACGCCTCCCGGGAGGCGCACTACATGGACCTCTTCCAGGAGCAGCGCGTGCAAGGGCTGCTCCTGTCGCCTGTGGGCGACGTCGCGGACCGCATCGACCACCTCCGCGAACGCGGTGTGCCCACCGTCCTGGTGGACCAGCTCGCCGACACGGAACGCTGCAGTTCAGTTTCAGTCGATGATGAGGAAGGCGGCTATCTGGCGGCCAAACACCTGCTGGACATCGGCCGCCGTCGTCTGGTTTTCGTCGGAAGTCCCGCAATCCGCCAGGTGGCGCATCGCCTCAAAGGCGCGCAGCGGGCGGCCACCGAGGTGGAGGGAGCGTCGATCGAGGTACTCGACTCTGACGGGCAGACGGTCCTGGCCGGACGTCAGGTCGGCAACGAGCTTGTGGAGCGGAAACCGGAGGAACGTCCGGATGCCGTCTTCTGCTCCAATGACCTGCTTGCGCTGGGAGTCATGCCGTCCCTGACCATGCTGCGCACCGTCCGCATTCCTGAGGATATTGCCCTGATCGGGTACGACGACATCGATTTCGCAACCTCCGCCGTCGTTCCGTTGTCCTCCATCCGCCAGCCGACCGAGGCGTTGGGCCGGACCGCCGTCGAGCTTCTTGCCGAAGAGCAGGAGAACCGCGGCACGAAGCACCGCGCCGTCGTATTCACCCCCGAACTCGTGGTGCGCCAAAGCACCGCCCCCGAACCCCAACTAGGGGACAGATAG
- a CDS encoding L-rhamnose mutarotase, whose translation MRVCFRSSVQPELMDEYKRRHAAVWPEMLRALKDSGWNNYSLFLAPDGQLIGYLECEDYEAARARMALTDVNARWQAEMASLFADSNVPPDEGFEIVEEVFNLEDQLASASNSTHQKEQA comes from the coding sequence ATGAGGGTATGTTTCCGCTCCTCCGTCCAGCCGGAGTTGATGGACGAGTACAAGCGACGCCACGCGGCCGTATGGCCCGAGATGCTCCGCGCCCTGAAAGATTCGGGGTGGAACAACTACTCCCTTTTCCTGGCGCCGGACGGCCAACTCATCGGCTACCTGGAGTGCGAAGACTACGAGGCCGCACGTGCCCGCATGGCTCTCACCGACGTCAACGCACGCTGGCAGGCCGAGATGGCCAGCCTCTTCGCCGACAGCAATGTCCCTCCGGACGAGGGCTTCGAAATCGTCGAGGAAGTTTTCAACCTGGAAGACCAACTGGCTTCGGCCAGCAACTCCACCCATCAGAAGGAACAAGCATGA
- the rhaI gene encoding L-rhamnose isomerase, producing MNTTESALGRLGELAIEVPSWAYGNSGTRFKVFGTPGTPRTVQEKIADAAKVHELTGLAPTVALHIPWDKVDDYSALRSYAEGLGVGLGTINSNTFQDDEYKFGSLTSSNESVRRRAIEHHLDCIRIMHATGSRDLKIWLADGTNYPGQDDMRGRQDRLAESLQEIYAALGDEQRLVLEYKFFEPAFYHTDVPDWGTSYAQTLALGEKAFVCLDTGHHAPGTNIEFIVMQLLRLGKLGSFDFNSRFYADDDLIVGAADPFQLFRIMHEVIRGGGFGTDSGVALMLDQCHNLEEKIPGQIRSVLNVQEMTARALLVDTAALNEAQRAGDVLAANGIFNDAFYTDVRPVLAQWRESRGLPADPIAAYKASGYQKKINEDRAGGQQAGWGA from the coding sequence ATGAACACCACAGAATCGGCCCTGGGCCGCTTGGGAGAATTGGCCATCGAAGTGCCGTCCTGGGCCTACGGGAATTCGGGGACCCGGTTCAAGGTCTTCGGCACCCCGGGTACGCCGCGCACCGTCCAGGAAAAGATCGCCGACGCCGCGAAAGTCCACGAACTCACCGGTTTGGCGCCCACCGTTGCGCTGCATATCCCGTGGGACAAGGTGGATGACTACTCCGCCCTGCGTTCGTATGCCGAGGGGCTCGGCGTTGGTTTGGGCACCATCAACTCCAACACCTTCCAGGATGACGAGTACAAGTTCGGTTCCCTGACTTCGTCCAACGAGTCCGTCCGCCGCCGCGCGATCGAGCACCACCTGGACTGCATCAGGATCATGCACGCCACAGGGTCCCGGGATCTGAAGATCTGGTTGGCCGACGGCACCAACTACCCGGGCCAGGACGACATGCGCGGCCGGCAGGACCGGCTCGCGGAAAGCCTGCAGGAAATATACGCGGCCCTGGGTGACGAGCAGCGCCTGGTGTTGGAGTACAAGTTCTTCGAGCCCGCTTTCTACCACACCGATGTTCCGGACTGGGGTACCTCCTACGCCCAGACACTTGCCTTGGGGGAGAAGGCCTTCGTGTGCCTGGACACCGGCCACCACGCCCCGGGCACCAACATCGAGTTCATCGTGATGCAACTCCTGCGGCTGGGCAAGCTGGGGTCGTTCGACTTCAACTCCCGCTTCTACGCCGATGACGACCTGATCGTGGGTGCGGCTGACCCGTTCCAACTCTTCCGCATCATGCACGAGGTGATCCGCGGCGGCGGCTTCGGGACGGACTCCGGTGTCGCGTTGATGTTGGACCAGTGCCACAACCTGGAGGAGAAGATCCCGGGACAGATCCGTTCGGTGCTCAACGTCCAGGAAATGACCGCGCGTGCCCTGCTGGTGGACACCGCCGCCTTGAACGAGGCCCAGCGTGCCGGGGATGTCCTGGCCGCGAACGGCATTTTCAACGATGCCTTCTACACCGACGTCCGCCCGGTACTGGCCCAATGGCGTGAATCCCGCGGCCTGCCCGCCGACCCGATCGCTGCCTATAAGGCCAGCGGCTACCAGAAGAAGATCAACGAGGACCGCGCAGGCGGCCAGCAAGCCGGATGGGGCGCTTAA